A portion of the Luteolibacter yonseiensis genome contains these proteins:
- a CDS encoding KpsF/GutQ family sugar-phosphate isomerase — protein MDYLARARSVIEIEIDGLSRVAGRLDNSFVVAVKMLQSTLDQRGKIVVIGVGKSGNVGLKIAATLNSTGATAVVLDSQNALHGDLGLVSDGDVIIALSYSGETRELLDLLPFIKRFDVKIISLTGKLNSTLARLSEVTLDTSVEREACPLNLAPTSSSTAMLVMGDALAMVLLESRGFTETDFARFHPGGSLGRALLTRVSDIMRADAEVPTVAEDADVFATLDVMNRARAGACLILKSDGDLAGIFTHGDFARSFRNDPLLGEKPVASLMTRQPITVQADALAVEVLRTIGENRIDDIVVLDENGKPVGLIDTQDFARLKIV, from the coding sequence ATGGATTATCTGGCCCGGGCCCGTTCTGTGATAGAGATTGAAATCGATGGCCTCAGCCGCGTGGCCGGACGTTTGGACAATTCTTTCGTCGTGGCGGTGAAAATGCTCCAATCCACCCTCGACCAGCGGGGGAAAATCGTCGTCATCGGCGTCGGCAAATCGGGGAACGTCGGCCTGAAGATCGCCGCCACCCTGAATTCCACGGGTGCCACCGCGGTGGTGCTGGACTCCCAGAACGCGCTGCATGGCGATCTCGGGCTGGTCTCGGACGGGGATGTCATCATCGCGCTTTCCTACTCGGGCGAGACCCGCGAGCTCCTGGACCTGCTGCCGTTCATCAAGCGTTTCGACGTGAAGATCATCTCGCTGACCGGCAAATTGAATTCCACGCTGGCCCGTCTCAGCGAGGTGACGCTGGACACCTCCGTCGAGCGAGAAGCCTGCCCGCTCAATCTCGCGCCCACCTCCTCATCCACCGCCATGCTCGTGATGGGGGACGCTCTTGCGATGGTCCTGCTGGAGTCGCGCGGTTTCACTGAAACGGACTTCGCCCGTTTCCACCCCGGCGGATCGCTCGGCCGCGCGCTGCTCACCCGGGTGTCCGACATCATGCGGGCGGATGCGGAGGTGCCGACCGTGGCGGAGGATGCGGATGTTTTCGCCACGCTGGACGTGATGAACCGCGCGCGCGCCGGTGCCTGCCTGATCTTGAAATCCGACGGAGACCTCGCCGGCATCTTCACCCACGGCGACTTCGCCCGCAGTTTCCGGAATGACCCGCTGCTCGGGGAAAAGCCCGTGGCCTCCCTCATGACGCGCCAGCCCATCACCGTGCAGGCGGACGCCCTCGCGGTGGAGGTGCTCAGGACCATCGGGGAGAACCGCATCGACGACATCGTCGTGCTGGATGAAAACGGCAAGCCGGTGGGGCTGATCGACACCCAGGACTTCGCGAGGCTCAAGATCGTCTAG
- the rpsI gene encoding 30S ribosomal protein S9, whose product MSATTTQSATGRRKTAVARVWMTEGSGQITINSRSFEEYLPTIELQNAVLAPFLAVSLSNKFDLNVVVKGGGKQAQAIAIRHAVSRSLTLVDAEHRKTIKPLGFLTRDPRMKERKKPGQPGARARFQFSKR is encoded by the coding sequence ATGTCCGCCACCACCACTCAAAGCGCCACCGGCCGCCGCAAAACCGCAGTCGCCCGCGTCTGGATGACCGAAGGATCCGGCCAGATCACGATCAACTCCCGCTCGTTCGAGGAATACCTTCCCACCATCGAGCTTCAGAACGCCGTGCTCGCACCGTTCCTCGCTGTCTCGCTCTCGAACAAGTTCGACCTGAACGTCGTCGTCAAGGGCGGCGGCAAGCAAGCCCAGGCCATCGCGATCCGCCATGCGGTTTCCCGCTCCCTCACCCTGGTGGACGCGGAACACCGCAAGACGATCAAGCCTCTCGGCTTCCTGACCCGCGACCCTCGCATGAAGGAGCGTAAGAAGCCAGGTCAGCCGGGCGCACGCGCACGCTTCCAGTTCTCCAAGCGTTGA
- the rplM gene encoding 50S ribosomal protein L13 produces MKTFSAKPHEVERKWYVIDAKGKVLGQVAVEAARLLRGKHKPIFTSHVDTGDFVVVINADQVVLTGTKETSKIYTRFSGYVGGQKVETPRIVRERRPILLVERAVWGMLPKTRLGRTQFGKLKVYAGESHPHEAQAPAEYVVK; encoded by the coding sequence ATGAAGACGTTTTCCGCCAAGCCGCACGAAGTCGAGCGCAAGTGGTATGTGATCGACGCCAAGGGCAAGGTCCTCGGCCAAGTCGCTGTAGAGGCAGCACGCCTCCTCCGCGGCAAGCACAAGCCTATTTTCACCAGCCACGTTGATACCGGCGATTTCGTCGTGGTCATCAATGCCGATCAGGTTGTCCTCACCGGCACCAAGGAAACGTCCAAGATCTACACCCGTTTCTCGGGTTATGTCGGCGGTCAGAAGGTCGAGACTCCCCGCATCGTCCGCGAGCGCCGTCCGATCCTCCTCGTCGAGCGCGCTGTCTGGGGCATGCTGCCAAAGACCCGCCTTGGTCGCACGCAGTTCGGCAAGCTCAAGGTGTATGCCGGTGAGTCACACCCGCACGAAGCACAAGCACCAGCCGAGTACGTCGTCAAATAA
- the gloA2 gene encoding SMU1112c/YaeR family gloxylase I-like metalloprotein, producing the protein MKISGLHHVAVICSDYSASKRFYTEILGLRVISEVYRAARDSWKLDLEIPGGTQVELFSFPGAPPRPSYPEAQGLRHIAFSVEDLDGEVASLVRQGVAVEEIRVDELTGKRFTFFADPDGLPVELYEA; encoded by the coding sequence ATGAAAATTTCCGGACTCCACCATGTGGCCGTGATCTGCTCGGACTATTCCGCATCCAAGCGATTCTACACCGAAATCCTCGGACTCCGCGTCATTTCGGAGGTCTACCGGGCCGCACGGGATTCGTGGAAACTGGACCTCGAAATCCCGGGTGGGACGCAGGTCGAGCTGTTCTCATTCCCCGGCGCGCCACCCCGCCCCTCCTATCCGGAAGCGCAGGGGCTGCGCCACATCGCCTTCTCGGTGGAGGATCTGGACGGCGAGGTCGCCTCGCTCGTGCGGCAGGGCGTCGCCGTGGAGGAAATCCGCGTGGACGAGCTGACAGGGAAGCGGTTCACCTTTTTCGCGGACCCGGACGGCCTGCCGGTCGAACTTTATGAGGCGTGA
- a CDS encoding GNAT family N-acetyltransferase, with the protein MSTFAIRPYRLEDIDEVYAASVESRAEIAPWMGWMTPEYSREDTAKWVAQAIATRENGEAYEYLIVDSADGAMVGSCGLNHLNLVNGTCNLGYWVRTSRHGEGAACQAALLLRDFGFGTLGLNRLEIVAAVGNEFSRKVAENTGAVYEGVNRLRLKVGEISHDAHMFALLNPTARRPESAADAATTATVNWLDMIVGNPDRVSRFYTEVAGLSRVAVPEDESHTSYSLKNANGREVLGICDEAMFPDWPHGWLPYIDIPDFEARVAKVEETGGEILRQMKMDYHWKGQRFCLVRDPSGAPFMLCEEKGE; encoded by the coding sequence ATGAGCACCTTCGCCATCCGTCCCTACCGCCTGGAAGATATTGACGAGGTTTACGCGGCTTCGGTCGAGTCGCGGGCGGAGATCGCTCCATGGATGGGGTGGATGACTCCGGAATATTCACGGGAGGACACCGCGAAGTGGGTGGCGCAGGCGATCGCGACCCGTGAAAACGGGGAGGCCTACGAATATCTCATCGTCGACAGCGCGGACGGCGCCATGGTCGGGTCATGCGGGCTGAACCATCTGAACCTCGTCAATGGAACGTGCAATCTCGGCTATTGGGTGCGGACCTCCCGCCACGGCGAGGGGGCGGCGTGCCAGGCGGCGTTGCTTTTGCGGGATTTCGGATTCGGGACGCTGGGCCTGAACCGTTTGGAAATCGTCGCCGCCGTCGGCAATGAATTCAGCCGGAAAGTGGCGGAAAACACCGGAGCCGTCTACGAGGGAGTCAACCGGTTGCGGTTGAAAGTCGGGGAGATTTCCCACGACGCCCACATGTTCGCGCTGCTGAACCCGACTGCCAGACGTCCGGAATCCGCCGCCGACGCTGCCACCACCGCAACGGTCAACTGGCTGGACATGATCGTGGGGAATCCTGATCGCGTCTCACGATTCTACACCGAGGTCGCCGGACTGTCCCGCGTGGCGGTGCCGGAGGATGAGAGCCACACCTCGTATTCGCTGAAAAATGCAAACGGCCGGGAGGTGCTGGGGATCTGCGATGAGGCGATGTTCCCGGACTGGCCGCACGGCTGGCTTCCCTACATCGATATTCCGGACTTCGAAGCACGCGTGGCCAAGGTGGAGGAAACAGGTGGCGAAATCCTTCGGCAGATGAAGATGGACTATCATTGGAAAGGCCAGCGCTTCTGCCTGGTCCGGGATCCATCCGGTGCGCCGTTCATGCTGTGCGAGGAGAAAGGGGAGTGA
- a CDS encoding sulfurtransferase, translated as MSAVTNISTYRFAELSGLKDLREELIADCKSWELKGTILLSIEGINMFVAGDAASIDRLLEKLRRIPGLEGLEPKVSISDKQPFNRMLVRIKREIISFGMEGIRPANYTSPKLPAAELKRWLDEGRPVTLLDTRNDYEVKLGTFKGALIPNINTFREFPDAVRKLPEELKDQPVVMFCTGGIRCEKAGPFMEREGYRNIYQLDGGILKYFEEVGGDHYDGECFVFDQRVGVDPALRETDHAICYACQAPLDAADQEDPRHVEGVSCPHCFKSAPERMAERISFLHEAIAKVADPLPGSIPQENRRPVNIPAAQDRKTLLEALVEIFPQISAGEWEARCDAGRFVNYGGTVRGKDHVVRAGERVVQIFPADTEPPVSADIRVVYEDEAIVVVRKPAPLPMHASGRFHRNTLQHILNEVYAPKYPRPVHRLDSNTTGLVVFARTRNFCRVLQRQFLDGLVDKRYLVTTQGLPEHDSFFSEAPISAEPDVMGTRVIDETDGLPSRTDFQVLERRADGTALLEAKLGTGRTNQIRVHLWQLGLPVAGDPAYLPGHQTGDTQTLDPAAAPLQLHAWKLSFRHPASGEMMTFETERPDWA; from the coding sequence GTGTCCGCCGTCACGAACATTTCCACCTACCGCTTCGCCGAACTTTCCGGTCTCAAGGATCTGCGCGAGGAGCTGATCGCCGATTGCAAGTCCTGGGAACTCAAGGGGACCATCCTGCTGAGCATCGAGGGTATCAACATGTTCGTCGCGGGCGATGCGGCGTCGATCGACAGGCTGCTGGAAAAGCTCCGGAGGATTCCCGGCCTCGAAGGGTTGGAGCCGAAGGTGAGCATCAGCGACAAGCAGCCGTTCAACCGGATGCTGGTGCGCATCAAGCGCGAGATCATTTCCTTCGGCATGGAAGGCATCCGCCCGGCGAACTACACCTCTCCGAAGCTCCCTGCGGCGGAGCTGAAGCGGTGGCTGGACGAGGGGCGTCCGGTGACGCTGCTCGACACGCGCAACGACTACGAGGTGAAGCTCGGCACCTTCAAGGGGGCGCTCATCCCGAACATCAACACCTTCCGTGAGTTTCCCGATGCGGTCCGGAAGCTGCCGGAAGAGCTCAAGGACCAGCCGGTGGTCATGTTCTGCACCGGCGGCATCCGCTGTGAGAAGGCCGGGCCCTTCATGGAGCGGGAGGGATACAGGAACATCTACCAACTGGACGGCGGCATCCTGAAATATTTTGAAGAAGTCGGAGGAGATCACTACGACGGCGAGTGCTTCGTCTTCGACCAGCGCGTCGGAGTCGATCCCGCCCTGCGCGAGACGGATCACGCCATCTGCTACGCCTGCCAGGCACCGCTCGACGCCGCGGACCAGGAAGATCCGCGCCACGTGGAGGGGGTGAGCTGCCCGCATTGTTTCAAGAGCGCGCCCGAGCGCATGGCGGAGCGGATTTCCTTCCTGCACGAGGCCATCGCGAAGGTGGCGGATCCGCTGCCCGGCTCGATCCCGCAGGAAAACCGCCGTCCGGTGAACATCCCCGCCGCCCAGGACCGCAAGACGCTGTTGGAAGCGCTGGTGGAGATTTTCCCACAGATTTCCGCAGGGGAATGGGAGGCGCGCTGCGATGCCGGCCGCTTCGTCAATTACGGCGGCACCGTGCGCGGCAAGGACCACGTCGTCCGTGCGGGCGAGCGCGTGGTGCAGATTTTTCCGGCGGACACCGAGCCGCCGGTGTCGGCGGACATCCGGGTGGTTTACGAGGATGAGGCCATCGTCGTGGTGCGCAAGCCCGCGCCGCTGCCGATGCATGCCAGCGGCCGGTTCCACCGGAACACGCTGCAGCACATCCTGAACGAGGTCTATGCGCCGAAGTATCCGCGTCCGGTGCACCGGCTGGACTCGAACACCACGGGGCTGGTCGTCTTCGCCCGCACCCGGAACTTCTGCCGGGTGCTGCAGCGGCAGTTCCTGGACGGTCTGGTGGACAAGCGGTATCTGGTCACGACGCAGGGGTTGCCGGAGCACGACTCGTTTTTCTCCGAAGCCCCCATTTCCGCGGAACCGGACGTGATGGGTACCCGCGTGATCGATGAAACCGACGGCCTGCCCTCGCGCACCGACTTCCAGGTGCTGGAGCGTCGCGCCGACGGGACCGCGCTGCTGGAGGCGAAACTCGGCACCGGCAGGACGAACCAGATCCGCGTGCACCTTTGGCAACTGGGCCTGCCTGTCGCGGGCGATCCGGCCTATCTGCCCGGTCATCAGACGGGCGACACGCAGACGCTCGATCCGGCGGCGGCACCGCTCCAGCTTCATGCATGGAAACTTTCCTTCCGCCACCCGGCGAGCGGGGAAATGATGACCTTTGAGACGGAGCGGCCGGACTGGGCGTGA
- the secD gene encoding protein translocase subunit SecD: MLAAYAFYNDALTLFLAGLTLLILFFWYFATEIENRRRNIGTVLLIGVCALCIAAVIPPKERLKGGIDIIGGSSFTLHIQPKIGSDGEEMPITNEQVEKAIEVIEKRLNGLGNKEPLIARQGTNGIILQMPGVEPSESEGIRKELAKVAKLELREVSPRTDEPGPAPERKSLAQRVHEKLEIVPGYQAFPMVHKTEDGTEITSYILLNRRPALGGKDIAMAHPSQMDSAAVSISLNNAGTDKMIALTEHMHEKVDRIAIVLDGTVLSAPVVNQVPLGKQFEITGLRDPGEPQKLANSLMNPLENALTIDEMRNISPTLGSAVVKQGLYAGVLSLLMTFLFVLAYYRMSGFIAIIGLIVNTIMLFGIMAMFSFTFTLPGIAGMILTIGMAVDANVLIYERLREEIAHGKTLKNAIEASYDRAFSAIFDSHVTSILTAGILFYFGGSAVKGFAVTLLIGVTASLFSAILVTRVIFRWGVDLGILKKLTFLNLIKSRNFDFMGKRRAAITFAVVTLLISVAAFAFRGEKAFGIDFTGGTMITFQLGKDNKVVLDDVKKSVEGMTLSKEAYPQQEYNPTSGTLMTVRCATKDAPAIIAKLRESIPTLAEKKADSQDYKIDASQTEVSALIGGSVMRDSIIAIILGLIGIMIYMTMRFEFSFALGGFVAIFHDIIICVGFVVLMGGELSLIHVGAVLTIAGYSISDTIVVFDRVREMLLIRNDSEEKIMNEAVNATLSRTLLTSSATLISVLILGVLGGSSLRDFGVIIFIGIVVGTFSSIFIASPVALWWSNRKGGNIRDSVLATEAKAEAMSAAP; this comes from the coding sequence ATGCTCGCCGCCTACGCCTTCTACAATGACGCATTGACCCTGTTCCTCGCGGGACTTACCTTGCTGATCCTGTTTTTCTGGTATTTCGCCACAGAAATCGAGAACCGGAGGCGGAACATCGGCACCGTCCTGCTCATCGGTGTCTGCGCCCTCTGCATCGCCGCGGTGATACCGCCGAAGGAGCGGCTCAAGGGCGGCATCGACATCATCGGGGGCTCGTCGTTCACCCTCCACATCCAGCCGAAGATCGGCTCGGACGGCGAGGAGATGCCGATCACCAACGAGCAGGTTGAAAAAGCCATCGAGGTCATCGAAAAACGCCTGAACGGGCTTGGCAACAAGGAGCCGCTCATCGCCCGCCAGGGAACCAACGGCATCATCCTGCAGATGCCCGGCGTCGAGCCGAGCGAATCGGAAGGCATCCGCAAGGAGCTCGCGAAGGTCGCCAAGCTCGAACTGCGCGAGGTGAGCCCCCGCACCGACGAGCCCGGCCCCGCGCCGGAGCGCAAGTCGCTCGCCCAGCGCGTGCATGAAAAACTGGAAATCGTTCCCGGCTATCAGGCATTCCCCATGGTCCACAAGACCGAGGACGGCACGGAAATCACCTCCTACATCCTTCTCAACCGCCGTCCCGCCCTCGGAGGCAAGGACATCGCCATGGCGCACCCTTCCCAGATGGACTCCGCCGCCGTGAGCATCTCCCTGAACAACGCGGGCACGGACAAGATGATCGCCCTCACCGAGCACATGCACGAAAAGGTGGATCGCATCGCCATCGTGCTCGACGGCACCGTGCTCAGCGCGCCGGTCGTGAACCAGGTCCCCCTCGGCAAGCAGTTCGAGATCACCGGCCTGCGTGATCCCGGCGAACCCCAGAAGCTCGCGAACTCGCTGATGAACCCGCTGGAAAACGCGCTGACGATCGACGAGATGCGCAACATCTCCCCCACCCTCGGCTCGGCCGTCGTCAAGCAGGGTCTCTACGCCGGCGTGCTCTCGCTGCTGATGACCTTCCTTTTCGTCCTCGCTTACTACCGCATGTCCGGCTTCATCGCCATCATCGGCCTCATCGTGAACACCATCATGCTCTTCGGCATCATGGCGATGTTCAGCTTCACCTTCACGCTTCCCGGCATCGCGGGGATGATCCTCACCATCGGCATGGCGGTGGACGCGAACGTGCTGATCTACGAGCGCCTGCGTGAGGAAATCGCCCACGGCAAGACCCTCAAGAACGCCATCGAGGCATCCTACGACCGCGCGTTCTCCGCGATTTTCGACTCCCACGTGACGTCCATCCTCACCGCCGGCATCCTCTTCTACTTCGGCGGCAGCGCGGTGAAGGGCTTCGCGGTCACCCTGCTCATCGGTGTCACCGCCTCGCTGTTCTCCGCCATCCTCGTCACCCGCGTGATCTTCCGCTGGGGTGTGGACCTCGGCATCCTGAAGAAGCTCACCTTCCTCAACCTCATCAAGTCCCGCAATTTCGACTTCATGGGCAAGCGCCGGGCGGCCATCACCTTCGCCGTCGTCACCCTCCTCATCTCCGTCGCGGCCTTCGCCTTCCGCGGAGAGAAGGCCTTCGGCATCGACTTCACCGGCGGCACCATGATCACCTTCCAGCTCGGCAAGGACAACAAGGTCGTGCTGGACGACGTGAAGAAGTCCGTGGAGGGAATGACCCTTTCCAAGGAAGCCTACCCGCAGCAGGAATACAACCCGACCTCCGGCACCCTGATGACCGTGCGCTGCGCGACCAAGGACGCCCCCGCCATCATCGCGAAACTGCGTGAGTCCATCCCCACGCTCGCCGAGAAAAAGGCGGACTCGCAGGACTACAAGATCGACGCCAGCCAGACGGAGGTCTCCGCGCTCATCGGCGGCTCCGTCATGAGGGACTCCATCATCGCCATCATCCTCGGCCTCATCGGGATCATGATCTACATGACGATGCGCTTCGAGTTCTCCTTCGCGCTCGGTGGATTCGTCGCGATTTTCCACGACATCATCATCTGCGTCGGCTTCGTCGTCCTCATGGGCGGGGAGCTCTCGCTGATCCACGTCGGCGCGGTGCTGACCATCGCCGGTTATTCGATCAGCGACACCATCGTCGTCTTCGACCGGGTCCGTGAAATGCTGCTGATCCGCAACGATTCGGAAGAGAAGATCATGAACGAGGCGGTGAACGCCACGCTCTCACGGACCTTGCTGACCTCCTCGGCGACACTTATCAGCGTGCTCATCCTCGGCGTCCTCGGCGGTTCCTCGCTGCGTGACTTCGGTGTCATCATCTTCATCGGTATCGTCGTCGGCACCTTCTCCTCCATCTTCATCGCCTCCCCCGTCGCCCTGTGGTGGAGCAACCGGAAGGGTGGAAACATCCGGGATTCGGTGCTCGCCACCGAAGCCAAGGCCGAAGCGATGTCCGCCGCGCCCTGA
- the yajC gene encoding preprotein translocase subunit YajC, with product MTPILAFFATNLVAQAAAPTGPQSILGNPMVMMVVMVVVFYFLLIRPQQKQRKEQAERVAALVQGDRVVTSAGIHGIVHNVKEHTVIVKVAEGTMLEFDKAAITIVHKKDSAK from the coding sequence ATGACACCGATTCTCGCATTTTTCGCCACCAATCTCGTCGCGCAAGCCGCCGCCCCGACAGGCCCGCAAAGCATCCTGGGCAATCCCATGGTGATGATGGTCGTCATGGTGGTCGTGTTTTATTTCCTGCTCATCCGTCCGCAGCAGAAACAGCGCAAGGAGCAGGCCGAACGCGTCGCCGCTCTCGTCCAGGGCGACAGGGTGGTCACCTCCGCCGGCATCCACGGCATCGTCCACAACGTGAAGGAGCACACCGTGATCGTGAAGGTCGCGGAGGGCACCATGCTCGAGTTCGACAAGGCCGCCATCACCATCGTCCACAAGAAGGACTCCGCGAAATAA
- the tgt gene encoding tRNA guanosine(34) transglycosylase Tgt — protein sequence MSFSILATDPTTSARRGRLVLPHGTVETPIFMPVGTQGTVKTLHPAELEQLGSQIILGNTYHLWLRPGHELIRELGGLHGFSTWRKPMLTDSGGFQVWSLAKLRKITEEGVRFQNHLDGSKMLLTPELSMEIQGALGSDIAMLFDECPPYPCDEAYAAKSLALTTRWAKRCKDWVTENEPRSGEGRQQHFGIVQGSIYADLREQSARELVELGFDGYAIGGVSVGEPEHEMFRAIENAVPFLPHDKPRYAMGLGTPPQILEMISRGVDMFDCVMPTRIARHGMAMTLDGPINIKNLIHAKDPRPLCESAHPHVAGFSRAYLRHLFRAGEILGLRLLSFHNLHFYLSLVAGAREAIAAGNFPAYKDSFIRRYTRTDTP from the coding sequence GTGTCCTTTTCCATTCTTGCCACCGATCCGACGACCTCCGCCCGCCGTGGCAGGCTGGTTCTGCCCCACGGCACCGTGGAAACGCCGATCTTCATGCCCGTCGGCACCCAGGGGACGGTGAAAACGCTCCACCCCGCCGAACTGGAGCAGCTCGGATCACAAATCATTCTGGGAAACACGTATCACCTGTGGCTGCGGCCAGGCCATGAACTGATCCGCGAACTGGGCGGACTCCATGGATTCAGCACCTGGCGGAAGCCGATGCTGACGGATTCCGGCGGCTTCCAGGTCTGGTCGCTGGCCAAGCTCCGCAAGATCACCGAGGAAGGCGTGCGCTTCCAAAACCACCTCGACGGCTCGAAAATGCTGCTCACCCCCGAGCTCAGCATGGAAATCCAGGGGGCCCTCGGCTCGGACATCGCGATGCTTTTCGACGAATGCCCGCCTTACCCCTGCGACGAGGCCTACGCGGCGAAATCCCTCGCGCTGACGACCCGCTGGGCGAAACGCTGCAAGGACTGGGTGACGGAAAACGAGCCCCGCTCCGGCGAGGGCCGGCAACAGCACTTCGGAATCGTGCAGGGCTCCATCTACGCGGACCTGCGCGAACAGTCCGCGCGGGAGCTGGTGGAACTGGGATTCGACGGATACGCCATCGGCGGGGTTTCCGTGGGCGAACCGGAGCATGAGATGTTCCGCGCCATCGAAAACGCGGTGCCGTTCCTGCCGCATGACAAGCCCCGCTACGCGATGGGACTCGGCACTCCCCCGCAGATCCTGGAGATGATTTCCCGCGGCGTGGACATGTTCGACTGCGTCATGCCCACCCGGATCGCCCGCCACGGCATGGCCATGACGCTGGACGGACCGATCAACATCAAGAACCTGATCCACGCGAAAGACCCCCGCCCCTTGTGCGAAAGCGCCCATCCCCACGTGGCCGGATTCTCACGCGCCTACCTCCGCCACCTTTTCCGGGCGGGGGAAATCCTCGGTTTGCGGTTGCTTTCCTTCCACAATCTGCATTTCTACCTGTCCCTCGTCGCCGGGGCGAGGGAAGCCATCGCCGCGGGGAACTTCCCCGCCTACAAGGACTCCTTCATCAGGCGCTACACCCGAACAGACACCCCATGA
- a CDS encoding (deoxy)nucleoside triphosphate pyrophosphohydrolase produces MLEVVCGVIEDSEGRFLACLRPAGKHLGGLWEFPGGKIDPGESPDAALVRELKEELAVDVEVGRALTPVVWNYGEITIRLQPFICRIVSGELRALEHEELRWCAPADFPRLPWADADIPILREIFPTG; encoded by the coding sequence ATGTTGGAGGTCGTTTGCGGAGTGATTGAAGATTCGGAAGGCAGGTTCCTCGCCTGCCTCCGCCCCGCCGGAAAGCACCTCGGCGGCCTGTGGGAATTTCCCGGCGGCAAGATCGATCCCGGTGAATCACCCGACGCCGCCCTCGTCCGCGAGCTGAAGGAGGAGCTCGCGGTGGACGTGGAGGTCGGTCGCGCGCTTACGCCGGTGGTATGGAACTATGGGGAAATCACAATCCGTCTCCAGCCCTTCATCTGCCGCATCGTCTCCGGTGAATTGCGGGCCCTTGAACACGAGGAACTCCGCTGGTGCGCGCCTGCGGACTTTCCGCGCCTCCCTTGGGCGGATGCCGATATTCCCATTTTGCGTGAAATTTTTCCCACGGGATGA